In Terriglobales bacterium, the following proteins share a genomic window:
- a CDS encoding RsmE family RNA methyltransferase: protein LRDALAGTGVITLAVGPEGGWTEAELRQFDDAGWTRASLGAGILRAETAAIAALVLARAENA, encoded by the coding sequence ATTGCGGGACGCGCTTGCCGGGACGGGCGTCATCACGCTGGCCGTCGGTCCCGAGGGCGGCTGGACCGAAGCAGAGCTTCGCCAGTTCGATGATGCCGGCTGGACCCGGGCCTCGCTGGGTGCCGGCATCCTGCGCGCCGAAACCGCGGCCATCGCGGCGCTCGTGCTGGCGCGGGCAGAAAATGCCTGA